One genomic region from Sulfurovum riftiae encodes:
- a CDS encoding type ISP restriction/modification enzyme, giving the protein MSSSYTTAIQHYIDTIAKRYAMGISTEHSYRGDLQNLLSELCVDVTVTNEPKRQACGAPDYIITKKGIPIGYIEAKDVGKDLDDKSLKEQFDRYKASLDNLAITDYLTFRFYRDAEETTSVAIGKIVDGRVVPQPHNFKLFAELMQSFCLYVGQTITSASKLSKMMATKARLLANVIEKALKSDEENYANSTLKEQMEAFRQILIHDIDAKEFADIYAQTIAYGMFAARLHDTTLDDFSRQEAAELIPKSNPFLRSLFGYIAGPDIDDRIEWIVADLADIFRATDVKALLKDFGKATAQTDPMLHFYETFLGHYDKKLKKARGVWYTPEPVVGFIVRAVDHLLKEKFHLPEGLADTSKTTIQLKSSQGGDKRYKDGYKRIEKEVHKVQILDPATGTGTFLADVVKHIYKKFEGQQGIWNSYVHDHLIPRLNGFEILMASYAMAHLKIDLLLAETGYKPKDYQRLKIFLTNSLEEHHPDTGTLFASWLAIEADEANKVKRDTPVMVVLGNPPYSVSSSNKGKWINDLMEDYKKDLNERNIQPLSDDYIKFIRYGEHYIERNGEGILAYISNNSFIDGIIHRQMRKHLLETFDEIYILDLHGNSNKKETSPDGSKDENVFDIQQGVSINIFIRTKGSGKGLAKVFHHSLYGVREIKYNFLNFNNITSIPWEELAYREPYNFFIPKDYEIEEVYNKGFSIDNLYQLSGRGISFRKDNLLVKPHYNIQSVETMITDICDLNPSKLMQKYSFKETKDWKIDDKRIYFTNAEKSDIHTVLYRPFDFRFTYYPLKHINKIIVRGDDKKTLMAHFLKGNNLGLICPRQSIEGLGVLLTKNLTENKIVSAYNPNYIFPLYLYPDKSSLTQERTPNLDPSIVKKIADGLGLTFTPEKTDEPNTFAPIDLLDYIYAVLHSPSYREKYKEFLKIDFPRVPYPDDTETFWKLVTLGSRLRTIHLMESPELTPLITQYPVAGDNTVTRKIVKKDWQITNEEAGLGRVWINDEQYFDNVPVKAWEFYIGGYQPAQKWLKDRHGRTLSYEDILHYQKIVKALMLTGEIMQEIDRVRGDERSD; this is encoded by the coding sequence GTGTCAAGTTCGTACACCACAGCCATACAGCACTACATCGACACCATTGCCAAACGCTACGCTATGGGTATCTCTACCGAACACAGTTACCGCGGTGACCTTCAGAACCTGCTGAGTGAGCTCTGTGTCGATGTGACCGTTACCAACGAACCCAAACGGCAGGCCTGCGGTGCTCCGGATTACATCATTACCAAAAAGGGCATTCCCATCGGCTACATCGAAGCCAAGGATGTGGGCAAAGACCTTGACGACAAGAGCCTCAAAGAGCAGTTCGACCGCTACAAAGCCTCTTTGGACAACCTTGCCATTACCGACTACCTGACATTTCGCTTCTACCGTGATGCGGAAGAGACGACGTCTGTCGCCATAGGCAAGATCGTGGACGGCAGGGTCGTCCCGCAGCCGCACAACTTCAAACTCTTCGCAGAGCTGATGCAGAGCTTCTGCCTCTATGTCGGGCAGACCATCACCTCCGCCTCCAAGCTCTCCAAGATGATGGCGACCAAAGCCCGTCTCCTTGCCAATGTCATCGAAAAGGCACTCAAAAGCGACGAGGAGAACTACGCCAACTCTACGCTCAAAGAGCAGATGGAAGCCTTCAGGCAGATACTCATTCACGACATCGATGCAAAAGAGTTCGCCGACATTTATGCCCAGACCATCGCCTACGGTATGTTCGCCGCCAGGCTGCACGATACGACGCTTGACGACTTCAGCCGTCAGGAGGCGGCGGAACTCATTCCCAAGTCCAACCCTTTCCTGCGTTCGCTCTTCGGGTACATCGCCGGGCCGGACATCGACGACCGCATCGAGTGGATCGTCGCCGACCTTGCGGACATCTTCCGTGCGACCGACGTGAAAGCACTGCTCAAAGACTTCGGAAAAGCCACGGCACAGACCGACCCAATGCTGCATTTCTACGAGACCTTCCTCGGCCACTACGACAAGAAGCTCAAAAAGGCCAGAGGGGTTTGGTACACGCCCGAACCGGTGGTCGGGTTCATCGTCCGTGCGGTCGACCACCTGCTTAAAGAGAAGTTCCATCTCCCCGAAGGGCTGGCAGACACTTCCAAGACGACCATACAGCTGAAGTCCTCACAGGGTGGCGACAAACGCTACAAGGACGGCTACAAACGCATCGAGAAAGAGGTGCACAAAGTCCAGATACTCGACCCCGCCACCGGTACGGGGACCTTCCTTGCCGATGTCGTCAAACACATTTACAAAAAGTTCGAAGGGCAGCAGGGCATCTGGAACAGCTATGTGCACGACCATCTCATTCCACGGCTCAACGGTTTCGAGATACTCATGGCTTCCTACGCCATGGCACACCTCAAAATAGACCTGCTCCTCGCCGAGACAGGCTACAAGCCCAAAGACTACCAGAGGCTCAAGATCTTCCTCACCAACTCCCTCGAAGAGCACCACCCTGACACCGGTACGCTCTTTGCTTCGTGGCTAGCAATAGAAGCGGACGAAGCCAACAAAGTGAAGAGAGATACACCGGTGATGGTGGTGCTGGGCAATCCGCCGTATTCGGTGAGCAGTTCCAACAAAGGCAAATGGATCAATGATTTGATGGAGGACTACAAGAAAGACCTCAATGAGCGTAATATTCAGCCGCTCTCTGACGACTACATCAAATTCATTCGCTATGGTGAGCACTATATCGAGCGTAATGGTGAAGGTATCCTGGCCTACATCTCCAATAACAGTTTCATTGACGGTATTATCCACAGACAGATGCGTAAACATTTGCTGGAAACCTTTGATGAAATCTATATTCTTGATTTGCATGGCAACAGTAACAAAAAGGAAACTTCACCCGATGGTAGCAAAGATGAAAATGTCTTTGATATTCAACAGGGAGTAAGTATTAATATCTTTATCCGAACAAAAGGATCAGGTAAAGGACTGGCAAAAGTATTTCACCATAGTCTTTATGGTGTGAGAGAAATAAAATATAATTTTTTAAATTTTAATAATATAACCTCAATACCATGGGAAGAACTTGCCTACCGTGAACCATATAACTTTTTTATTCCAAAGGACTATGAGATAGAAGAGGTATACAATAAAGGCTTCTCCATAGACAATCTCTATCAATTATCTGGTAGAGGTATTTCTTTTCGCAAAGATAACTTACTTGTTAAGCCTCACTACAATATTCAAAGTGTAGAAACAATGATTACTGATATCTGTGATCTTAATCCAAGTAAATTGATGCAAAAATATTCTTTCAAAGAAACTAAAGACTGGAAGATAGATGATAAGAGAATATACTTTACAAATGCCGAAAAATCAGATATACATACAGTTTTATATAGACCGTTTGACTTTCGATTTACATATTATCCATTAAAACATATAAACAAAATCATAGTTAGAGGGGATGATAAAAAAACTTTAATGGCACACTTCCTCAAAGGAAACAATCTTGGGTTAATCTGCCCACGGCAATCTATTGAGGGATTAGGCGTACTGTTGACAAAAAACCTTACAGAAAATAAAATTGTTAGTGCATACAATCCAAACTATATTTTTCCTCTTTACCTCTACCCCGATAAATCCTCCCTCACCCAGGAACGCACCCCAAACCTCGACCCAAGTATCGTCAAGAAAATAGCTGATGGCCTGGGTCTGACGTTCACCCCGGAAAAAACAGACGAGCCAAACACCTTCGCTCCCATCGACCTCCTCGACTACATCTACGCCGTACTCCACAGCCCAAGCTATCGCGAGAAGTACAAAGAGTTCCTCAAGATCGACTTCCCCCGTGTACCGTATCCCGACGATACCGAGACCTTCTGGAAGCTGGTCACACTCGGCAGCAGACTCCGCACCATCCACCTGATGGAATCCCCCGAACTCACCCCGCTCATCACCCAGTACCCCGTTGCCGGAGACAACACCGTCACCCGGAAGATCGTCAAGAAAGACTGGCAGATCACCAATGAAGAGGCGGGGCTTGGCAGAGTGTGGATAAACGACGAACAGTACTTCGACAATGTGCCCGTCAAGGCATGGGAGTTCTACATAGGCGGCTACCAGCCCGCACAGAAGTGGCTCAAAGACCGCCACGGCAGGACGCTGAGCTATGAAGATATACTGCACTACCAGAAGATCGTAAAGGCGCTGATGCTCACGGGTGAGATCATGCAGGAGATAGACAGGGTGAGGGGAGACGAGAGGTCAGACTAA
- a CDS encoding amidohydrolase family protein has product MEEHDKNEKEQRSIEEDCSRRDFIKRATIAAMGVGLGGIQELDAGENSAEKTKAATKKTAPVKYLYHDSHVHLTSYVQEGTDIRDYLKIMGDKVGRSVLFGLPLQQKWSYLNSEDRAPTYYLHSDAHLYYYSFNDAMIAHEYNKLNEEEKKRFDPMITGFNPTDMYAVDHIKRVLKMYPNTFVGIGEFSIHKEFVSAKIAGEVASLENKALDHIMDFAAESGLVTLLHCDIDVPFGEKSPKPAYARQMYKLLKKHKDATIIWAHMGLGRIVRPHTRDLMHAKGERNPGHLEIIEYALKDKELGNLYYDISWDQVAKYVISSPESLQRTADLINKYPDRFLFGTDNVAPKEETYYNVYEMYQPLWDILTEEARHKILIGNYERIYDKAKVDVAAWEEKNRNAGKAKLLGENETPEEYILPHHHHHV; this is encoded by the coding sequence ATGGAAGAACACGATAAAAATGAAAAAGAGCAAAGATCCATAGAAGAGGATTGTTCAAGACGGGATTTTATCAAGCGTGCTACGATCGCTGCGATGGGTGTAGGGCTGGGAGGCATACAGGAGCTTGATGCAGGTGAGAACAGTGCAGAAAAGACAAAAGCCGCCACCAAAAAGACGGCACCGGTCAAGTATCTTTACCATGATTCCCATGTCCACCTGACAAGCTACGTACAGGAAGGAACAGATATTCGTGATTATCTGAAGATCATGGGAGACAAAGTGGGACGCTCTGTGCTTTTTGGTCTCCCTTTGCAGCAAAAATGGTCCTACCTGAACTCGGAAGACCGTGCACCGACCTATTACCTTCACTCGGATGCACACCTCTATTACTACTCTTTTAACGATGCGATGATCGCACACGAATATAACAAGTTGAATGAAGAAGAAAAGAAACGTTTCGACCCAATGATCACAGGATTCAACCCAACCGATATGTATGCAGTTGACCACATCAAACGTGTATTGAAAATGTATCCGAATACTTTTGTGGGTATTGGGGAATTCAGTATTCACAAAGAGTTCGTCTCTGCGAAGATCGCAGGAGAAGTCGCAAGTTTGGAGAACAAGGCTCTGGACCACATTATGGACTTTGCAGCCGAATCCGGGCTTGTTACCCTTCTGCATTGTGACATCGACGTACCCTTTGGTGAGAAGAGTCCAAAACCTGCCTATGCCAGACAGATGTATAAACTCCTCAAAAAACATAAAGATGCTACGATCATCTGGGCACATATGGGCCTGGGCAGGATCGTACGCCCTCACACCAGAGATCTTATGCATGCAAAAGGGGAAAGAAACCCGGGCCATCTCGAGATCATCGAATATGCACTCAAAGACAAAGAACTCGGCAATCTCTATTATGATATTTCATGGGACCAGGTCGCAAAATATGTTATTTCCTCACCGGAATCTCTACAGCGCACTGCCGACCTGATCAATAAATATCCGGATCGTTTTCTATTTGGTACGGACAATGTGGCACCAAAAGAAGAGACTTATTATAATGTGTATGAAATGTACCAGCCGTTGTGGGATATTTTGACTGAGGAAGCGCGACATAAAATACTTATTGGCAATTATGAGCGTATTTACGATAAAGCCAAAGTAGATGTCGCTGCATGGGAAGAGAAGAACAGAAATGCTGGAAAAGCGAAA
- a CDS encoding META domain-containing protein gives MITKKLFFIALLSTLFLSASSSVSLKSLDGSWLLRTVDGYKVSKARAILDFNAKHKKIDGYDGCNRIEGKLNQHTNNMYSSKLTTYRYECRNSTKRFVSARLHKTIKEGFTIQKAKMQGEKGILLQSAHHKLFFKKMGG, from the coding sequence ATGATCACAAAAAAATTGTTCTTTATCGCCCTTCTGTCAACACTGTTTTTGAGTGCATCAAGTTCAGTTTCTCTAAAAAGTCTTGACGGGAGTTGGCTCCTTCGTACAGTGGACGGCTACAAAGTGTCAAAAGCAAGGGCCATACTCGACTTCAATGCCAAGCATAAAAAGATAGACGGTTATGACGGATGCAACCGCATAGAAGGCAAACTCAACCAGCATACGAACAATATGTATTCTTCAAAGCTCACTACCTACCGATATGAGTGCCGAAACTCTACCAAGCGCTTTGTCAGCGCACGTCTGCACAAGACCATCAAAGAGGGCTTTACCATTCAGAAAGCCAAAATGCAGGGTGAGAAGGGCATTCTTCTCCAAAGTGCCCATCACAAACTCTTCTTCAAGAAAATGGGAGGCTGA
- a CDS encoding DNA translocase FtsK — MIEDEVLMAETLKIVMQYKSFSPSLVQRKLEIGYTRAVRIVELLKEPYLLRLKIKTKPKMKLFSKRKKGFRYI; from the coding sequence ATGATAGAAGATGAAGTACTCATGGCTGAAACACTGAAGATTGTTATGCAGTACAAGAGCTTCTCTCCAAGCCTTGTACAAAGAAAGCTGGAGATTGGTTATACACGAGCGGTTCGTATTGTTGAGCTGCTCAAAGAGCCGTATCTGTTGAGACTGAAAATAAAGACGAAGCCAAAGATGAAACTTTTTTCGAAGAGGAAGAAAGGGTTTCGATATATTTAA
- a CDS encoding CopG family ribbon-helix-helix protein produces MAVSYSNDSMEKVTFNIPSELKEQLVALKDEMHISLSAIYNEAIANYVKQKELEKWQKGAELAMEDKEYMALSEEFGNDQGDLYEY; encoded by the coding sequence ATGGCAGTTTCATACAGCAACGACTCCATGGAGAAGGTGACGTTCAACATTCCTTCGGAATTGAAGGAGCAGCTTGTAGCGCTGAAAGATGAAATGCACATCTCTCTTTCTGCCATCTACAATGAAGCCATAGCCAACTATGTCAAACAGAAAGAGTTGGAAAAGTGGCAGAAGGGTGCAGAACTGGCAATGGAAGATAAAGAGTATATGGCTCTGTCCGAAGAGTTCGGCAACGACCAGGGTGACCTCTATGAATATTGA
- a CDS encoding SIR2 family NAD-dependent protein deacylase: protein MLIESKRAVENAEYILVFAGAGMSADSHLPTYRDTEGFWNDYPLYRELNKNYVSMMSPSGFLSNPKFAWGFFGHQYQLYRNAIPHNGYQKLLELCRRKRDFFIVTTNVDGLFLKAGFPPEQLHEAHGSIHRLQCRNVCRRSVWPIKSLELEIDYRTMRVVGSLPLCQHCDGVARPNIFMYGDTDSTYVWEEAQKGAKAFREWREKYRNSKVLLLEIGVGAEGMKQHVQQYLKEFSNAILIRINPEIDTSYDESIIQMQSSCMEMMDSL, encoded by the coding sequence ATGTTGATAGAATCTAAGAGAGCAGTAGAAAATGCCGAGTATATTTTGGTGTTTGCCGGAGCGGGCATGAGTGCAGACAGTCATCTGCCAACTTATAGGGATACAGAGGGATTTTGGAATGACTATCCTCTTTATAGGGAGCTAAACAAAAATTATGTATCGATGATGTCGCCCTCTGGTTTTTTGAGTAATCCTAAATTTGCCTGGGGATTTTTTGGGCATCAATATCAGCTTTATCGGAATGCTATACCACATAATGGGTATCAAAAACTGTTGGAGCTGTGTAGAAGAAAGCGAGACTTTTTTATTGTTACCACTAATGTCGATGGTTTATTTCTTAAGGCGGGTTTTCCTCCAGAACAACTGCATGAAGCACATGGTTCTATTCATAGATTGCAATGTCGTAATGTGTGTAGACGAAGTGTATGGCCCATAAAGTCATTGGAACTAGAGATCGATTACCGGACAATGCGAGTTGTGGGTAGTTTGCCCTTGTGCCAACACTGCGATGGAGTAGCACGCCCTAATATTTTCATGTATGGAGATACAGATAGTACCTATGTATGGGAAGAAGCACAAAAAGGAGCAAAAGCATTTCGTGAATGGAGAGAAAAATACAGAAATAGCAAAGTCCTTCTCCTTGAAATTGGTGTTGGTGCAGAGGGCATGAAACAACATGTCCAGCAGTATCTAAAAGAATTTTCCAATGCAATACTGATACGAATTAACCCTGAAATAGATACTTCCTATGATGAAAGTATCATACAGATGCAAAGTAGTTGTATGGAGATGATGGATAGCCTTTGA
- a CDS encoding helix-turn-helix transcriptional regulator, whose protein sequence is MPKLFQHQRHNIILERLENGETLSITALAREWETTPKTVSRDFRKLMEGNHGIIRASDGKQFTMAQSRNRSLQSNTAIKILDSLSADIGGKFYTKAQAALHKLQQHIDSPFYTRIDVEDISNHLDVIDKLEDAISNQQMINFTYKPLSSDTTKTYTKIAPYKIIIFHGFFYLFAEMKSSQYTYYPKFYLKEIKDIKILETTFVRDEKILDRIEKALGFWFDPLAKPFEVTLLLNAEVTIYFERKPIKGQYLKKNADGTAELTIMITHKNELFSILKQWLPQVRVIEPYVLQEEFDEMMRKYIKWSN, encoded by the coding sequence ATGCCAAAACTATTTCAACATCAACGACACAACATTATTTTAGAACGCCTCGAAAATGGAGAAACCCTTTCCATTACAGCTTTAGCACGAGAGTGGGAGACAACGCCTAAAACTGTCTCACGAGACTTCAGGAAGCTTATGGAGGGAAATCATGGGATCATTCGTGCATCTGATGGCAAGCAGTTTACAATGGCACAGTCACGTAACCGGTCACTACAGTCCAACACTGCCATCAAAATACTCGATAGTCTTTCAGCTGACATAGGTGGCAAGTTCTACACCAAAGCCCAGGCGGCACTTCACAAACTGCAGCAGCATATTGATTCTCCGTTCTATACCCGCATAGATGTCGAAGATATCTCCAATCACCTTGATGTCATTGACAAGCTTGAAGATGCTATTTCCAACCAACAGATGATTAACTTCACCTACAAACCACTCTCAAGCGATACAACCAAGACCTATACTAAGATCGCACCCTACAAGATCATTATTTTTCACGGCTTTTTCTATTTGTTCGCAGAGATGAAAAGCAGTCAATACACCTACTATCCAAAGTTCTATCTTAAAGAGATCAAAGATATTAAGATACTGGAGACAACATTTGTTCGAGACGAAAAAATCTTGGACCGTATTGAAAAAGCGTTGGGATTCTGGTTCGACCCATTGGCCAAACCCTTTGAAGTCACATTGCTGCTCAATGCAGAGGTAACCATCTATTTTGAAAGAAAACCCATCAAAGGGCAATACCTAAAAAAGAATGCTGACGGAACAGCTGAACTGACCATTATGATCACGCACAAGAATGAGCTCTTCTCCATTCTCAAACAGTGGCTACCACAAGTGAGGGTTATTGAGCCTTATGTTTTACAAGAAGAGTTTGACGAAATGATGAGAAAGTATATAAAATGGTCAAACTAA
- a CDS encoding patatin-like phospholipase family protein, with product MLKKIFTLPLIFSLFIMSLHAEREEINFSMVISGGVSLGAYEAGYNWAMIKMLSKIRDDSKLADPELRSVAGASAGSINALMTTMYWCQKESVPLRNSVEDNLFYETWVNLGIEDLAIQGEDPNNESTLFHRRGLEQKAAYIMEQMKKPIFRKGCEVPLGVSVTKVIPIMEEVAGIKIKNQHFSVPFTVKEKHGKLMIENRKMPPSTDFYISIPGIEHDTSKIIDVLFASSAFPGAFQQVKLDYVYKGKRASSYFIDGGAYDNVPLQLAIELNPKASFFLFMDPSNMRKEPVRKHHEEEEKPPVGFLKTNAIPLLSSLEIFQSMRLYQAINQYFRNNDQRTLILSSRYHPIAGKYLEHFAAFLDKNFRVYDYYVGVYDAIYHLAESLKHRPQYKHISQLALMDQLKTRLGLDENHEALSAYTMLRDIEFKHIKPKTTDRFSAIYNAFNKKKPDAKRYDTEEFKAFLTRLDIGYLDINKNGFLAYVKKDVNNWYKRPFRAIIDRVTTLENDRAEVYKEYATIARTTTLAAWAMSTFVAEKDGWDILPLHVPQDEGKEGLRTALRLLPGEIATDMKNGGVSFGYTALYYANLEYLSGFEGKASYVVSDRSSDFVRVDLNAFYEYDDFFKFGVGASAFGDMEGDFYKKDSAYGMNTYVDFMDILRFTYVRRHGDLDKNDYIYFGIENLPALIYWLNR from the coding sequence GTGTTAAAAAAGATCTTCACCCTTCCCCTGATATTTTCCCTATTCATTATGAGCCTTCATGCCGAACGTGAAGAGATCAACTTTTCCATGGTCATCTCAGGCGGGGTCAGTCTGGGTGCCTATGAAGCCGGTTACAACTGGGCGATGATCAAGATGCTCTCAAAGATAAGAGATGACAGCAAATTGGCCGATCCGGAGCTGCGTTCTGTTGCAGGGGCATCTGCCGGGTCCATCAATGCACTCATGACCACCATGTACTGGTGCCAGAAAGAGTCCGTGCCTCTTAGAAACTCTGTAGAAGACAACCTTTTCTATGAAACCTGGGTCAATCTCGGCATAGAAGACCTGGCCATCCAGGGGGAAGACCCCAACAATGAAAGTACCCTCTTTCATAGAAGAGGCCTGGAACAGAAAGCCGCGTATATCATGGAGCAGATGAAGAAGCCTATTTTCCGTAAAGGCTGTGAGGTCCCGCTGGGTGTTTCTGTCACGAAGGTCATTCCTATTATGGAAGAGGTCGCCGGTATCAAGATCAAAAATCAGCATTTCTCTGTTCCCTTCACTGTCAAAGAGAAACATGGAAAGTTGATGATAGAGAACAGGAAAATGCCGCCAAGCACCGATTTTTACATCTCCATTCCCGGTATAGAACACGATACAAGCAAGATCATTGATGTTCTCTTTGCCTCTTCCGCTTTTCCCGGCGCTTTTCAGCAGGTCAAACTCGACTATGTCTACAAAGGGAAAAGAGCATCCAGTTATTTCATAGACGGCGGTGCCTACGACAATGTGCCGTTGCAGCTTGCCATAGAACTCAACCCCAAAGCCTCTTTCTTCCTTTTTATGGACCCGAGCAATATGCGAAAAGAGCCTGTTAGAAAGCACCATGAAGAGGAGGAGAAACCGCCTGTTGGCTTCCTAAAGACCAACGCCATACCGCTCTTGAGTTCTCTTGAGATCTTTCAGTCCATGAGGCTTTATCAGGCGATCAACCAGTATTTCAGGAACAATGACCAACGGACACTGATACTCTCCTCACGATACCACCCCATCGCCGGAAAATACCTGGAACATTTTGCCGCTTTCCTTGACAAGAATTTTCGTGTGTACGACTACTATGTCGGTGTCTACGATGCCATTTACCATCTGGCGGAATCTTTGAAACACAGGCCCCAGTACAAACACATTTCACAACTCGCACTGATGGATCAGCTTAAAACGAGACTCGGACTCGATGAAAACCATGAAGCACTCTCTGCCTATACCATGTTGAGAGATATAGAGTTCAAACATATCAAACCCAAAACGACAGACCGCTTCTCTGCCATCTATAATGCCTTCAATAAAAAGAAACCAGATGCCAAGCGGTATGATACAGAGGAGTTCAAAGCTTTCCTGACCAGACTTGATATCGGCTACCTGGACATCAACAAAAACGGTTTCCTTGCCTATGTCAAAAAAGATGTGAACAACTGGTACAAAAGGCCTTTCCGTGCCATAATAGACCGTGTCACCACACTGGAGAACGACCGTGCAGAGGTCTACAAAGAGTATGCGACCATCGCCAGGACAACAACCCTTGCCGCATGGGCCATGAGTACCTTTGTTGCGGAAAAGGACGGTTGGGACATTCTGCCGCTGCATGTACCTCAGGATGAAGGCAAAGAAGGCCTGAGAACAGCCTTACGCCTTCTTCCGGGAGAAATAGCCACCGACATGAAGAACGGCGGGGTAAGTTTCGGCTACACGGCACTCTACTATGCCAACCTTGAATACCTCTCAGGTTTCGAAGGCAAAGCATCCTACGTTGTCAGCGACCGAAGCTCCGACTTCGTACGTGTAGACCTGAATGCCTTTTATGAATATGACGACTTTTTCAAATTCGGGGTCGGTGCCTCAGCCTTTGGAGATATGGAAGGAGATTTCTACAAAAAAGACAGTGCCTACGGGATGAATACCTATGTCGACTTCATGGACATTTTACGGTTCACCTATGTCAGAAGACATGGAGACCTCGACAAGAACGACTATATCTATTTCGGTATAGAGAACCTCCCTGCCCTCATCTACTGGCTGAACAGATAA
- a CDS encoding type II toxin-antitoxin system PemK/MazF family toxin, producing the protein MNIEQGEIWLVEFFPKVGSEIAKRRPAIVVSHNSIGRLPLKTIVPVTDWKMNYTHYPWMIKVGNNRINGLSKISAVDCFQVKNFSHSRFVEKLGNVDAKLLVKIHETIVKTLNPIYIVQ; encoded by the coding sequence ATGAATATTGAACAGGGGGAGATCTGGTTGGTTGAGTTCTTTCCAAAGGTCGGGAGTGAGATAGCAAAAAGAAGACCAGCTATTGTCGTCAGCCATAACAGCATAGGAAGGCTTCCTTTGAAAACCATTGTTCCCGTCACTGACTGGAAAATGAATTACACTCACTACCCGTGGATGATCAAAGTTGGGAACAACCGCATTAACGGGTTGAGCAAGATATCTGCCGTTGACTGCTTTCAGGTGAAGAATTTCTCCCATAGCAGATTTGTTGAAAAACTGGGAAATGTCGATGCCAAACTGCTTGTGAAAATTCATGAAACGATCGTTAAAACACTTAACCCAATCTATATAGTTCAATAA